CAATCAGGTGTATAGACAACCGAGCCATTTGTTCGTGACGCAATCTTATTCGGGAGCTTCTTGCCCTGTGCGGAAGCGGCAAAAACTCCCCGCCACAGGCAGGATAAGCTTTTTGATTACCATGGCAGGCCTTGGTACGCTGCCTTTGTGGCGGGTCAGACAGTTTGCCGCTTCTTTCGCACAGGTCTGCGACGCTCTGATCCGAAACGATTGCAATGTCACTCACAAACAGCCCGATTGTCTTTGTCTGGAGCCAAAATTCTGAAATTAATGAACAGTTTTTCAAGATAAAATGTTCTGAATAATTACTAAAAATGTTTTGCAGGAGCAGGTCTTCTTCTGATCAGAACAACCGTTTTCCGGGAGTATATTCTCATGACGCCATCCCTTTATGATCAACCACCAGTTTCCCGCAGATCCCTGTGGATCAGAATTCTTTTACCCCTTGTGATTATTGCCATGGGTGCGGGCCTTGGCCGGTATTTTCTTGAAACCAGGCCTTCGGCCCAGAGGAGACCGGCTGTGCAGGCTACCCCCCTTGTTACGGTTCTGTCATTGCAGAAAGAGCCGGCTGTGGAGCAGCTTTTCCTGATGGGTACCGTTGTGGCTGAAAAGGAGGTGGATATACGGAGTCCGCTGGCAGGCACACTGATTTTTATGTCAGAGGATTTTTTTCCGGGGGGGCATGTGGATGGGGGCGATCTTATGCTTAAGGTTGATCCTTCTGATTTCCGTATAGCTGTAGACAGGGCAGCGGCTGCCGTGAACAGGGCGGTTGCGGATCTGGACCTTGAAAAGGGCAGGGCAGCCATGGCAAAAGCCGAGGTGAAAACCCTGGAAGGCCTCACAGGGCAAAGCCTTGCCGCAACGGAGTTGACCCTGAGAAAACCGCAGATGCGTCAGATGGAGGCTGCCCTGGCTTCCGCCAGAGCGGATCTGGAAATGGCGGAGATTCAGCTGGAAAGAACCCGCATCAGAGCACCCTTTGACGGGGTGCTGACCCGCCGCAGTGTGGTGGCAGGCAGCCGGGTGTCTGCTGGCGAGGTTCTGGCAAGCCTTGCGGGAAGGGATGTTTTCTGGATAGAAGCAAGGATTCCGTTGGACCGGACCTCTGTTTTGCGTACCAGAAATTACGAAAAAGGACCTTCCCATGTTCGTATTCGTACCGCAGGTGGTGAGCGGCAGGGGAGGGTCTTTCAGATTCTTCCGGATATTACGGAAAATACCCGTATGGCCCGTATGCTTGTAAGTGTGGAAGATCCTTTAAGTTTGAAAACTCCACTGCCTTCGCTTTTTCTTGGGGATTTTCTTTCCATGGAGGTGGAGGGACGCCGCTTTGAAGAGGGCTTTTTCCTGCCCCATGGCAGCCTGAGGGAGGGGCGTCAGGTCTGGGTGGTGGACGGGGAAAATCGTCTGCGTTTTGTTGTTGTGAATCCTTTGTTTACCGATAAGAGAGGCGTATACATTGCCCCTGACCTTGAGGAAGGCAGTCTGCTGGTGATTTCCGATCTGGGCCTGGCTGTGGAAGGGATGACCGTGGAAACAGAGATACAGGGAAGTCCATCTTTCCCGGGTGAAGCCATGGAAAAAGGATCGGGAAAAGCTCCCCGAAGGTCTGAAAAGCCGGAAAAGGAATAGGATATGGAAAAGCAGACAGGGGGCCCCATTGCCTGGATGACCCGCAACAATGTTGCAGCCAATCTTCTCATGGTGGCCTGCCTTGTGGGTGGCCTCATCATGTTCTCGGGCATCAAACAGGAGGTTTTTCCTGATTTTGATCTTGGAGTGGTAACGGTTTCCGTGGCCTATCCCGGTGCAGGTCCTGAAGAAGTGGAACAGGGGATTGTGCTGGCCCTGGAAGAGGCAGTTCAGGGGCTGGAAGGGGTGGATAAGTTTGTATCTTTTGCTTTTGAAGGCATGGGA
This Desulfobotulus mexicanus DNA region includes the following protein-coding sequences:
- a CDS encoding efflux RND transporter periplasmic adaptor subunit, whose product is MTPSLYDQPPVSRRSLWIRILLPLVIIAMGAGLGRYFLETRPSAQRRPAVQATPLVTVLSLQKEPAVEQLFLMGTVVAEKEVDIRSPLAGTLIFMSEDFFPGGHVDGGDLMLKVDPSDFRIAVDRAAAAVNRAVADLDLEKGRAAMAKAEVKTLEGLTGQSLAATELTLRKPQMRQMEAALASARADLEMAEIQLERTRIRAPFDGVLTRRSVVAGSRVSAGEVLASLAGRDVFWIEARIPLDRTSVLRTRNYEKGPSHVRIRTAGGERQGRVFQILPDITENTRMARMLVSVEDPLSLKTPLPSLFLGDFLSMEVEGRRFEEGFFLPHGSLREGRQVWVVDGENRLRFVVVNPLFTDKRGVYIAPDLEEGSLLVISDLGLAVEGMTVETEIQGSPSFPGEAMEKGSGKAPRRSEKPEKE